The nucleotide window GCCGCCGCGACGGGAAAGAAGAGTAAAAAGGCAGTCAGCATACTTTATTCAGATGCAGATGAAGCCGGGGAAATCTTCCACGCCGGCCGTCCAGAGGAAAGCGTTAGAATTGGAAGACGTTCAAAGCCAGAATCAGCACGATGCCGACGACCATCAGAATCAGGTAGAGGCCTACGTAGCCGGTTTGCACGTAGCGCAGCAGCTGCCCGCCGCCCAGCGTGACGCGGCCGAAGCCATTGACGATGGGGTCGATGATGCCCTGCTCCACGTAGCGGTACAGGCCTTTCGACAAGCCCATGACGGGCTGCACGAAGAGGGTATTGTAGAGCTCGTCGATGTAATATTTGTGGTAGACCAGGCTTTCCGGGGCCGAGCGTTGGGCATCGTCCTCGGCCGGGCGCACCCGGCGACTCACGTACTGCACGTAGGCGAAGAGGATACCCAGCACGCCGGCCGCTACCGACAGGCCAATGAGCATCAGCTCCGTGCTGTGGTCCAGCTCCGTGGCAAAGGCCTCGGGGTTCAGGGCTTTCGAGTAAGTAAACAGCGGGGCCAGGTAATCAGCCAGGTAGTGCTTGCCCAGGAACATCGGGGCACCCATAAAGCCCCCACGGCGGCCAAAACAGCCAGGATAATCAGCGGCAGCGTCATCGAAGCCGGCGACTCGTGCAGGTGGTGCTTCTGCTCCTCGGTGCCACGGAACTCGCCGAAGAAAGTCAGGAACAGCAGGCGGAACATGTAGAAAGCCGTCAGGAAGGCCGTCAGCAAACCGATGCCCCAGAGAATCTTGTTGTGCTGGAAGGCGTGCTCCAGGATTTCGTCTTTCGAGAAGAAACCCGAGAAGGGCGGGATGCCCGAAATAGCCAGGCAGCCAATAAAGAAGGTGAGAAAGGTAATCGGCAGGGCTTTGCGCAGGCCACCCATGCGGCGAATATCCTGCTCGTTGCTCATGGCGTGAATCACGGAACCGGCCCCCAGGAACATCAGGGCCTTGAAGAAGGCGTGGGTCAGGACGTGAAACAGCGAAGTGCTGTAGCCCATAACGCCCAAAGCCAGGAACATGTAGCCGAGCTGGGAAACCGTGGAGTAAGCCAGTACTTTCTTGATGTCGTTCTGGGCCAGACCAATGGTGGCGGCAAACAGGGCGGTGATGCCGCCAATCCAGGCTATAACGTGGAGCGTGTCGGGGGCCAGGGTGAAGAGTACGTTGGCCCGCAGCACCATATAGATACCGGCCGTTACCATGGTAGCGGCGTGAATCAGAGCCGAAACTGGGGTGGGGCCGGCCATGGCGTCGGGTAGCCAGGTGTAGAGCGGCAGCTGGGCCGACTTACCCATGGCACCCACGAAGAGCAGCAGGGTAATGGCCGTCACGACGCCCGTGCCGATTTGCAGGGTCGAGGCCTTGTAGAAAACCTCCCCGTACTGCACGGAGTCGAAGGTCAGGTAAATCAGGAAGATACCGAGCAGGAAGCCCAGGTCGCCGACGCGGTTGATGATGAAGGCCTTCTTGGCGGCGTTGTTGTTGGCCGTTTCCTTGTTCCAGAAGCCGATGAGCAGGTAGGAGCAGAGCCCCACGCCTTCCCAGCCAATGAAGAGAATCACGAAGTTGGCGCCCATTACCAGCACCAGCATGCTGAACACGAACAGGTTGAGGAAGGCGAAAAACTTGCCTACATTCTCGTCGTGGTGCATGTAGCCGATGCTGTAGACGTGAATCAGGAAGCCCACACCCGTCACCAGCAGCAGCATAACCAGGCTGAGCTGGTCAATCTGGTAGGTGAAGGGAATCTGCATCGTGCCGACCGTAATCCAGTCGAAGAGCTTCACCGTGTACGCCTGGTGGGCTGTGGCGCCGGGCGCCAGCCACTGAGCCGTGGGGTGCAGGAACTCCCAGAACAGCGTTACCGAAATCAGGAAGGAGCCCAAGACCATCAGGCTGCTGATGGCGCCGGCTACCGTGCCCGAGAGTTTTTTGTTCAGCAGGCCATTGATGAGAAAACCCAAAAACGGCAGCAGCGGAATCAGCACGTACAGCAGCGTGGAGAAAGGGGCGCCGGCTGCGGGTATTACAGTTTCTTGCATAAAGAGTATGCTATAAGAAAATCGTCTGTCATCCTGAGCCTGCGAAGGATCTTATGCGGTTGAACGGGTCGTTCTAGCGTGATAAGGTCCTTTGCAGGCTCAGCATGACAGGCGAGTTATCATTACCACTTAAGACGGTTAAGCAGATTGACGTCGGTATTCTGGAAGTTGCGGTAAATCATCACGATGATGCCCAGGCCCACCGAGACTTCGGCAGCGGCCACGGCCATGATGAAAAACACGAAAATTTGTCCGTTGGGGTCGGAGCGGTAAGCGGAGAAAGCCGTCAGCAGCACGTTTACGGCATTGAGCATGAGCTCCACGCACATAAAGATGATAATGGCATTGCGCCGGGTTAGCACGCCCGTTACGCCGATGGCAAATAGCGCCGTGGCGAAGTATATGTAATACTCAAGCGGGACGGTGCGAATGACTTCCGGGATGGTCTGTTCCATGCAGTGGGGTCAGCGGACAAGGCAAAGAGGCCCAGCCAAAGCTCAGCTGGGGTGAATTAGCTGGCAAAGGTATCCTGAAAATCGGTAAATCCACAGGGAAAAGTACAGTTCCGGCCGTTCCGGCAGCCTGCCTGAAGGTGGTAAGGCAGGAATTAGAAACAATTAATGCCCTTGCCGGCCCAAGCGCGGTGAAGCATCTTGCATAGCGCTGTGGTAAGGGCCTTGATTACCACTGCCCACGAGTCACGCCGCTGTGGTTGGCAAGACATTCTTTTTCAAGCGGCACTTCGCCCTATATCCCGCAAAATATTCTCGCGCCGATAAAGTATTTTTCCGCCTTCCGCGTCTGTTTAGTCAGAATGGACGCACTAGCACTTAAAGCCTTGCCCATAGGCACAATGAGAGGACAGGACCGGCAGATTCAGGAGGCCGTGCAGGAACAGCGCGGTCGGCTGCTGGCCTTCATCCGCCGCCGCGTGCCCGACCCGGACGACGCCGAAGATATTCTGCAGGATGTTTTCGGGGAGCTGGTCGAAAGCTACCGGATGCTCAAGCCCGTGGAAAAAGTAGCCTCCTGGCTGTTCCGCGTGGCCCGCAACCGCATCACCGACCTCTACCGCAAAAAGAAAACGGCGTCGCTGGAAGAGGAAATGCTGCGCTACGCCGACGACAATGAGGAAGGCTCCCTGCTGCTGGCCGATGTGCTGCCCGCCGATGACGACGCCCCCGAAAACCGGCTGCTTCGCGAAACCCTGATGGAGGCCCTGGCCGAAGCCCTGGACGAGTTGCCCAAAAATCAGCGCGACGTGTTCGTGTGGCACGAGCTGGAAGGCAAGAGCTTCAAGGAGCTGGCCGAGGAAACCGGGGTGCCGCTCAAAACCCTGATTTCGCGCAAGCACTACGCCGTGCAGCACCTGCGCCAGCGCCTACAGGTGCTCTACACCAATTTGTTTACCGACTAAGTCTCTCCCCACCCCGCATATGGATCGTCATAACTGGCCGCTTCGCGTCCTCAAATTTATTCTCCTCGGTATCCTGTTCGTGGCCGTAATGGGCTACCTCACGATGAGCCTGTGGAACTGGCTGGTGCCCGAGCTTTTCCACGGTCCGGTCATCAATTTCTGGCAAACCCTGGGCCTGCTGCTGCTTACCCGCCTGCTCACCGGCTTCCGGGGCGGCTCCGGCCGGCCGGGCTTCAGCCGCAAGTGGCAGCAGCACAAAAACGACTGGAAACAGAAAATGGAAAGTCGCATGGCCGGCATGACCCCGGAGGAGCAGGAGAAATTCCGCCAGAAGATGCGCGCCAGCTGTGGCCCACCCGCCTGGATGCGCCGACAGTCGACCGAAACCGCCTTCAACGCGCCCGTGGAATAGCCGCAGCTGCCTGCTCATGGCTGTAGCGTGGGCCGGTGGCGAATACTATGTTGGAAAGCGGCTCCCGAGTAGCTCGGGGGCCGCTTTTTTTATGTGTCAAACCCAAGAAAGCCAATAAAGGCGCTGACTTTCTTGGGATTGCAAAAAGATATCAACTACTGCGCAGCTGTCATTTCCGGGCTTTTCGTATACCGGAGCAGCATATTTTGTAGCCCTATGGTTGTTCCCAATTCTTCTCCCGACTCTCCGCCTGCCGCGCCCGGGGGAATGGCCCAAGTGGTGGAGCGCAATATCGAAGCCCTGTTGCAGCGGCAGCAGCGGGAAGAGAAAAGCAGAACCTGGCAGGACCGCACCGCCGACGCCGTAACCAAGTTTACAGGCAGCATGGCTTTCGTCTTGATTCACCTGGTGTTCTTTGCCGGCTGGATTTTGTGGAACGTAGGCTGGCTTGGTCTTAAGCCCTTTGACCCGTCGCTGGTAATTCTAGCCATGGAGGCTTCCGTGGAAGCCATCTTTCTGTCCACTTTCGTGCTCATCAGCCAGAACCGTATGGCTGCCCTGGCCGATAAGCGCGCCGACCTAAACCTGCAGGTCAGCTTACTTAGCGAGCATGAAATAACCCGACTGGTGATTCTGGTGCGGGAAATAGCGCAGAAAATGGATATTCAGGAGGCCCAGGACCCCGAAATTCCCGAGCTGACCCAGGATGTACACCCCGAGCGGGTTCTCGACACTATTGCGGAGTACCAGCGCAAGCAGGAGCAAGAAAGTAAGAGTTCAGACTAATTGTGGCTCAGTTAGCAGCCAGCGCCGCGTTGATTTCAGCGACTGTGCCGAACAGATTTCTCTCCCTTAAGGCGCTTGCCCAGACGCTGCATCCACCGGCCAAACTTGGTTCGGCGGTAGCGTGGAACCCGGGTTTCCAGCCGCTCTGCCTTTCGGCTGACTACAGCCGGAGCCGGGCGTAAAGGAGGGGGCACCTTGTGGACTGGAACATTGGCAGCCGAAGACGGGCTCCAGGTTTTGCTAACCACTTGTAGGCTCAAGCGCCGGTTTAGAGCCCGGCCGATGGGGCCTGAATTAGAAGCTGCCGCCAGCTGCGCCCCGTATCCTTCGGCCTGCAGGCGGCTGCCCGAAATACCCAGGGCGAGCAGGGCGTAGCGTGCCGCCCGGGCCCGCTGCTGGCTTAGCTCCTGATTGGCTTGCTCGTCGCCGGAGGTATCCGTATGGCCCCTATTCGCACCTGGGCGCGGGGAAAGGCCCGCAGAATAGCTGCCACGTTACGCAGCTGCTCCTGCGACTCGGCCGTGAGCGTGGCGCGGCCCGGAGTAAAATATACCCGGTCCATATTGAGCAGCGCCGCCGGCGAAGCAGACGACTCAACAGCCTGAATAGGGTCGGCGAGGAGTCGGTAAAGCTGGTACTCGGTCGAGTTGGTGCCCACGCGTTGGCGGCTGCCGTCGGGCAAAGTAAGCACCAAGGGCTGGCCAGTATGGTAGATATAGGTATCCGTATCCGGGTCGTAATGACCGGCCTGGAACTCCTCTGTAGTTGGAGCCGCGGGTTTTGGCGGTGCGCTGCGCGTCGAAGGCACCACATTGCTGACTGGCACGGCCGGTGTGCCCACCGGGCTTTGCGTTTCGGCGCGTACGACTGATTCAGCGGGGCGAAGCAGATATTGTCCGCCCAGGTAGCTCAGTACTGCCAGGGGCAGCGTCAGCAGCCACGCAGCTACGGGCAGCTTTTCCCGCTTGGCTGGTTGTGAACCCGCACTGCCCGGCGTGAACGTAATGCCGCCACCTACCTTTTCCCAGGTTCCGGCGCCGGCCACCGTGAAGCGCTGCAGCGGCTCGGGCTCAATGGTGGCGGTGGGCTCTGTTGAAGAAGAATCGGCTGCCGACGCTGGTTTGGCCAACGGCGGTTCCGGAGCCTGCGCCACGTTAATTACGCGTGGTTGCACCAGCAGCCACTGGCAAAGCTGGCTTGCCGTCAGTTGTTGGTCGGCGGCGTGCTCACCGAGTGTGCCAAGCACGGCCGCTACGGCAACTTCCAGGAGCGTTGTAGTAGCCGCTTCGGATAGGCTGGCAGCTCCCGAAATCCGTTGGATGGTAGTTTGGTAGGTTTCCCCGAGCAAGCCTTGCATCAATCCGGTACCCCGGCCTTGAGTTAGGTCCAACTCACAAGCTCGTAACTGCGCAAGAGTACCGTTTGCGTGAGCCTGTTGGGTGAGCGTCCACAGCGCTTCTTCCCCGTTGGGACGGCTTATTCGGTCTTGTAAGCTTCGGATAACCAGCGAAACAAGCTCATTCAGCGCGTGCTTTACGACAGCTGAGTTCTGTCCAGCAATTGGGCTGAGGTGTCGGAGCTGTTCCTCTGTAAAGAGCTGATTGACTGCTTCAGCTACGGTTTTCGCCTGCAGCATAGAAAAGCACAGTAAAGTGTTTTCTAATTTAAGGATAAATTATTGATGAAAAAATAATATTATGTAGTTAGCATAATTGTGTTCGGATAACTGTGGAGCTATAACTCAGCTACTGTGTTCTACAGCGGTACGTACACTGGCTTGGCATCCTCCTGTTCCGCAAACACAATGCTGGCCCGTTTGAAGTCCTTTTTAGGCAGCTTATACATGCTGACCTGGTATTCAGGCTCGCCATAGCTCACTCCCTGCAAAGCGGTAGCAGGCTTGGAAGTCGACGAAAGCACTAATCGGACCGTGTTATCCGCTGCGGCTTCCGCTTCTAGCTCATCGTGAAACGTGGCTCCGGCCGCCGCTACGGGCGGGTGAATCAGCAGCACAACAAACTCGTGCTTGAAATCAGCGGGAGCTGCCTGGTTGGGTTGAGCCGATACTACGTCCTGGGCTTCAAGCACGTGTTGGAACGCGGCGCTATCCGTGACAATCAGGTAGTCGGTATCGGTAGGGTGGGGCAGTTCCACCGTTCCATCCTCGTTCACTTGTCCTACGCCCGTGTACTGATTTTCACCAGCGGCAGCGGCCTGTTGAGCTTGTTCCGCATTCACCTGACCCAGAATCATGGCTACCGCTTCCTGGGCTGAGGTACCCTTAGGATTTCTGACGAAGCTGTAGCCTTCTATTTCCTGAGAAGGCACGTCTGCACTTGAACAGGCCATGACGGTGAGTAAAAGGGCTCCGCGGCTAATAGATGCCAATAACTTCATAAGCGGGACAGGTAGGTGCAGTCGTTCGGGGATAAAGATGGGCGAATTTTATTAACCTGAAGCTTTCCGTTGTCACGCGCTCAGCTATAACAATGATTACCAAAAATGCCCCGGAAATAAGAGGGGCCGGAGCCGCTCCCATAAAATCTACTTTGACGCTACCCACCACGACTCCAGCAGTGTTCCCTGTCCATAACCGTTAATGATAATGTACTTTACTTGCTTATGAAGAACGGTATCGGGCAAGTCAATTACGTTATAGTCAGCTAGTCTATATCTGCTGTTCAACACTGCGTAGTCGGCTTCTGTGGGCAGCATTTTATCTTCCTTGGCTATTGAGACAACCTTGTTGAAATCATCAATCTGGCCAAGCCAAACAGTAGCGCCCGGCTGCAAGCGCCAACCTGGAATACGCTCCATGGAAAAGCTCTGGCGCCCGAGTTTTATTGACAAGTCCAGCGTGTCATTCTTTGCTACAAAGGGAAGCAAAAGCAAGCCAGCACTATCCCGAAGCAAGTAGCGGTGCGTGCGAGACCATAGTGTTATGTCCTTTGCTTTTACTCTACGCTGCTTCTCTTTATTGTTTACATAGTAGTGTATGCTCAGCACTGGAGATTTAACATTACTCTCGGTCGAACGCGAAGTCTGACACAATACAGGCAGAGCATAACTACAAGCCAAAAAAGTAAGAAGCGCTGCTCTCATATTTAAAAAGTTGATGCTAAGAAACAAAAAGCGGCGCCTGATGCTTCAGGCGCCGCTTTTTGTTTCTTAAAAGAAGCTCTTGCTTAGAAATTCCTTTCTCCGGCTTCGCGCTTACCCAGCATTACGGCTCCAACCATAGCGGCTAGGAACAGCACCGAGGCCAGCTCGAAGGGCAGCAGGTACTTGGTGTAGAGAATCATGCCCAACTGGCTTACCATACCAATCTGCGAGTTGAACACCGGCGCGTTGAACGTGGTGCCGGGCTGCACATCGCGCAGGGCAGCCACCATCACGACCAGCAACAAGCCCCGGCCACCGCCGCCGCTACCTTCGATAAAGTCGATTTGTGGGGTTCCGTGTCGGCGTTCAGGTTCAGGAACATAATCACGAACAGGAACAGTACCATAATGGCACCGGCGTACACGATGATGTTGACGGCGGCCAAGAACTGCGCGTTCAGAATCAGGTAGTGACCCGAGAGCGAGAAGAACGTCAGAATCAGGAACAGCACGCTGTGTACCGGGTTTTTGGCCAGTACTACGCCAAGGGCCGCAAACAAAGCCACAAACGACAGGAAGAAAAACAGGGAAGAAGAGGCCATTGGCGGAAAGTAGCGCGAATGTGAAAAGGTAAAACCGGCCATCCGAAAGCAGGGCTTCAAGATGGCAGGAAGTATTCGATTAGCGGGCAGCTACAGCTTGCTGGCTGGTTTTCTGGCGCAAGGCCTCGGCCTGCTCGGGCGTGAGTTGAATGCCGCGGATGCTGCGAGCGTCCGGATCAACGGGCTCTACCAGACGGTCTTTGCCGTAGATGAACTCGTCGCGCTCGAAGCGGGGCGGGGCCATCTTGTCGGGCTGCAGATATACGGCAGCTTTCGGGCAGGCTTCTTCGCACAGGCCACAGAAGATGCAGCGCAGCATGTTCACCTCATAGCTGACGGCGTATTTCTCCTCGCGGTAGAGGTTTTCCTCGCCTTTTTTCCGCTCACCGGCCACCATCGTAATGGCTTCGGCGGGGCAGGCTACGGCACAGAGGCCGCAGGCCGTGCACCGCTCCCGGCCTACTTCGTCGCGCTTGAGCACGTGCAGGCCGCGGAAGATGGGGGAGAAGGGGCGCTTTTCTTCGGGGTACCGAACGGTCACCTGCTTTTTGGTAGCCGCCCGGAAAAAGTGGCGCATGGTGATGCTCAACCCCTGGAAGATGGCCGGCAGGTAGGCCCGCTCGGCCAGCGTCATGGGCTTGGCTTCCAGCTTTTTCGCTCTATTGCTTAAGGACTGCATAGGTTCGATTACTTAATAACACCGCCCAGAATCAGGCCGCCGGTGAGCAGGATGTTGAAAATGGCCAGCGGGATCAGGATGGTCCAGCC belongs to Hymenobacter cellulosilyticus and includes:
- the nuoK gene encoding NADH-quinone oxidoreductase subunit NuoK, with translation MEQTIPEVIRTVPLEYYIYFATALFAIGVTGVLTRRNAIIIFMCVELMLNAVNVLLTAFSAYRSDPNGQIFVFFIMAVAAAEVSVGLGIIVMIYRNFQNTDVNLLNRLKW
- a CDS encoding RNA polymerase sigma factor, with the translated sequence MRGQDRQIQEAVQEQRGRLLAFIRRRVPDPDDAEDILQDVFGELVESYRMLKPVEKVASWLFRVARNRITDLYRKKKTASLEEEMLRYADDNEEGSLLLADVLPADDDAPENRLLRETLMEALAEALDELPKNQRDVFVWHELEGKSFKELAEETGVPLKTLISRKHYAVQHLRQRLQVLYTNLFTD
- a CDS encoding DUF1682 domain-containing protein: MDRHNWPLRVLKFILLGILFVAVMGYLTMSLWNWLVPELFHGPVINFWQTLGLLLLTRLLTGFRGGSGRPGFSRKWQQHKNDWKQKMESRMAGMTPEEQEKFRQKMRASCGPPAWMRRQSTETAFNAPVE
- a CDS encoding DUF1003 domain-containing protein: MVVPNSSPDSPPAAPGGMAQVVERNIEALLQRQQREEKSRTWQDRTADAVTKFTGSMAFVLIHLVFFAGWILWNVGWLGLKPFDPSLVILAMEASVEAIFLSTFVLISQNRMAALADKRADLNLQVSLLSEHEITRLVILVREIAQKMDIQEAQDPEIPELTQDVHPERVLDTIAEYQRKQEQESKSSD
- a CDS encoding DUF937 domain-containing protein — translated: MLQAKTVAEAVNQLFTEEQLRHLSPIAGQNSAVVKHALNELVSLVIRSLQDRISRPNGEEALWTLTQQAHANGTLAQLRACELDLTQGRGTGLMQGLLGETYQTTIQRISGAASLSEAATTTLLEVAVAAVLGTLGEHAADQQLTASQLCQWLLVQPRVINVAQAPEPPLAKPASAADSSSTEPTATIEPEPLQRFTVAGAGTWEKVGGGITFTPGSAGSQPAKREKLPVAAWLLTLPLAVLSYLGGQYLLRPAESVVRAETQSPVGTPAVPVSNVVPSTRSAPPKPAAPTTEEFQAGHYDPDTDTYIYHTGQPLVLTLPDGSRQRVGTNSTEYQLYRLLADPIQAVESSASPAALLNMDRVYFTPGRATLTAESQEQLRNVAAILRAFPRAQVRIGAIRIPPATSKPIRS
- a CDS encoding NuoI/complex I 23 kDa subunit family protein, translating into MTLAERAYLPAIFQGLSITMRHFFRAATKKQVTVRYPEEKRPFSPIFRGLHVLKRDEVGRERCTACGLCAVACPAEAITMVAGERKKGEENLYREEKYAVSYEVNMLRCIFCGLCEEACPKAAVYLQPDKMAPPRFERDEFIYGKDRLVEPVDPDARSIRGIQLTPEQAEALRQKTSQQAVAAR